In Mesorhizobium sp. INR15, a genomic segment contains:
- a CDS encoding conjugal transfer protein TrbE → MVALKKFRHSGPSFSDLLPYAGLVDNGILLLKDGSLLAGWYFAGPDSESSTDFERNEVSRQINAILARLGTGWMIQVEAVRVPTVAYPRREDSNFPDAVSAAIDGERRRHFEAESGHFESRHAILLTYRTPEKRKSSLVKYVYSDDASRNERFADSVLNHFRTAIREFEQYMASVVSIRRMATQETEERGGILVAKYDELLQFVRFSIVGENHPVRLPAIPMYLDFLVTADFHHGLSPLVDNRYLAIVAIDGFPAESWPGILNSLDLMPLTYRWSSRFMFLDSIEARQRLERTRKKWLQKVRPFFDQLFQTNSRSIDQDAQLMVAEAEDAIAEASSQLVAYGYYTPVIVMFDDDERRLRDKAEAVRRLVQAEGFGARIETLNATEAFLGSLPGNSYANIREPLIHTRNLSDLIPLNSVWSGSAVAPCPFYPEASPPLCQVASGSTPFRLNLHSGDVGHTLIFGPTGSGKSTLLALIAAQFRRYQGAQLFAFDKGRSMLPLTLAIGGDYHDVGAGEGLSFCPLRELGTDGDRAWAAEWIEALIALQGVKITPDHRNAISRQLGLMAASEGRSLSDFVSGVQFREIKDALHHYTVDGPMGHLLDAEDDGLTLSYFQTFEIEQLMNMGDRNLVPVLLYLFRRIEKRLTGAPSLIILDEAWLMLGHPAFREKIREWLKVLRKANCAVILATQSISDAEQSGIIDVLKESCPTKICLPNGAARESGTREFYERIGFNERQIEIVATALPKREYYVVSPEGRRLFDMALGPLTLSFVGASGKDDLKRIAELREVYGQQWPGHWLKQRGIENADTLLNP, encoded by the coding sequence CAGTGCGCGTACCGACCGTCGCCTATCCCAGGCGTGAGGATTCAAACTTCCCCGATGCAGTGAGTGCTGCGATCGACGGTGAACGTCGCAGGCACTTCGAGGCCGAGAGCGGCCATTTCGAAAGCCGGCACGCGATCCTGCTCACCTACCGGACGCCGGAGAAGCGCAAGTCATCATTGGTCAAATATGTCTACTCCGACGACGCCTCCCGCAATGAGCGCTTCGCCGACAGCGTGCTCAATCATTTCCGCACTGCCATCCGCGAGTTCGAGCAGTACATGGCGAGTGTCGTCTCAATCCGGCGCATGGCCACGCAGGAGACGGAAGAACGCGGCGGAATACTAGTCGCGAAATACGACGAGCTCCTGCAGTTCGTACGTTTCAGTATCGTCGGCGAGAACCATCCCGTCCGGCTCCCGGCAATCCCCATGTATCTCGATTTCCTGGTGACGGCCGATTTCCACCATGGCCTGTCGCCGCTGGTCGACAACCGCTATCTGGCAATCGTCGCGATCGACGGTTTTCCTGCGGAGAGCTGGCCCGGCATCCTCAATTCTCTCGACCTGATGCCGCTGACCTATCGCTGGTCTTCGCGCTTCATGTTCCTCGATTCCATCGAGGCGCGGCAAAGGCTGGAGCGCACACGCAAGAAATGGCTGCAGAAAGTGCGTCCCTTCTTCGACCAGCTTTTTCAGACGAACTCCCGTTCGATCGACCAGGACGCGCAATTGATGGTCGCCGAGGCTGAGGACGCGATCGCCGAAGCATCCTCGCAGCTGGTCGCCTATGGCTACTACACGCCGGTCATCGTGATGTTCGACGACGACGAGCGCCGGTTGCGCGACAAGGCGGAAGCGGTGCGCCGCCTCGTCCAGGCTGAAGGATTCGGCGCTCGTATCGAGACTTTGAACGCGACGGAAGCGTTCCTCGGCAGTCTGCCCGGAAACTCCTACGCCAATATCCGCGAGCCGCTGATCCACACCCGCAACCTCTCCGATCTCATCCCGCTCAACTCGGTCTGGTCGGGAAGTGCCGTCGCGCCGTGCCCGTTCTATCCGGAGGCCTCACCGCCGCTCTGCCAGGTCGCGTCCGGCTCAACGCCGTTCCGGCTCAATCTGCATTCCGGCGATGTCGGCCACACGCTGATCTTCGGTCCGACTGGCTCTGGCAAATCGACGTTGCTGGCGCTGATCGCGGCTCAGTTCCGTCGCTACCAGGGCGCGCAGCTCTTCGCCTTCGACAAAGGCCGTTCGATGCTGCCGCTCACGCTCGCCATCGGTGGCGATTACCATGATGTCGGGGCGGGCGAGGGGCTGTCATTTTGCCCGCTCCGCGAACTCGGGACCGATGGCGACCGGGCTTGGGCGGCGGAGTGGATCGAAGCGCTGATTGCGCTTCAGGGCGTCAAGATCACGCCGGATCATCGTAACGCGATCTCGCGGCAGCTTGGCCTGATGGCCGCATCCGAAGGCCGCTCGCTGTCCGACTTCGTATCGGGCGTGCAGTTCCGCGAGATCAAGGATGCGCTGCATCACTACACCGTCGATGGTCCCATGGGCCACCTTCTCGACGCCGAGGACGACGGCCTGACGCTATCGTACTTCCAGACCTTCGAGATCGAGCAGTTGATGAACATGGGCGACCGCAATCTCGTTCCGGTCCTGCTCTATCTGTTCCGCCGCATCGAGAAGCGCCTTACCGGAGCTCCGAGCCTGATTATCCTCGACGAAGCCTGGCTGATGCTCGGCCATCCGGCCTTTCGCGAGAAGATACGCGAATGGCTGAAGGTGCTGCGCAAGGCGAACTGCGCCGTCATCCTCGCTACGCAGTCGATTTCGGATGCCGAACAGTCCGGCATCATCGACGTGCTGAAGGAATCCTGCCCCACCAAGATATGCCTGCCGAATGGCGCCGCGCGTGAGAGCGGCACACGCGAATTCTATGAACGCATCGGCTTCAACGAACGCCAGATCGAGATCGTCGCCACCGCTCTTCCCAAGCGCGAATATTACGTCGTCTCGCCGGAAGGCCGCCGTCTGTTCGACATGGCGCTCGGCCCCCTCACGCTTTCCTTCGTCGGAGCCTCGGGCAAGGACGATCTCAAGAGGATCGCGGAATTGCGGGAGGTTTACGGCCAGCAATGGCCAGGTCACTGGCTCAAGCAAAGAGGAATCGAGAATGCAGACACCTTGCTCAATCCGTGA
- the trbJ gene encoding P-type conjugative transfer protein TrbJ: MLALLAGVALLPWVVAPAVAGAATGNATEWTQLLNNSELVGLVGQSAEQIQNQVKQITQLAEQIQNQIRIYENMLQNTAQLPAHVWGQVESDLGKLQGIVNQGQGIAFSMGNIDDVLKQRFKSYADFKTELPQGQDFSNAWQSWSDTNRDTVGGTLKAANLTTEQFSNEEATMRQLRSMSESSDGQVKALQVGHEIAAQQVAQTQKLRGLVAQQMTMMGTWYQSEQAKEDLAQARREKFFNAPTSNIRGGQTMEPHW; this comes from the coding sequence ATGCTCGCGCTTCTTGCTGGCGTGGCCTTGTTGCCATGGGTGGTCGCGCCCGCGGTCGCCGGCGCCGCCACTGGAAACGCGACTGAATGGACGCAGCTTCTCAACAATTCCGAGCTGGTTGGTCTCGTCGGTCAGTCGGCCGAGCAGATCCAGAACCAGGTCAAGCAGATCACGCAGCTCGCCGAGCAAATCCAGAACCAGATCCGCATCTACGAAAACATGCTCCAGAACACCGCGCAATTGCCTGCCCACGTCTGGGGCCAGGTCGAGAGCGACCTCGGCAAGCTTCAGGGCATCGTCAACCAGGGGCAGGGGATCGCATTCTCGATGGGCAACATCGATGACGTGCTGAAACAGCGTTTCAAGAGCTACGCCGACTTCAAGACCGAGCTTCCCCAAGGCCAGGACTTTTCGAACGCGTGGCAGAGCTGGTCCGACACCAACCGAGACACGGTCGGCGGGACGCTCAAGGCGGCGAACCTCACGACGGAACAGTTTTCCAATGAAGAAGCAACCATGCGCCAGCTCCGCTCGATGTCGGAATCCTCTGACGGCCAGGTGAAGGCCCTGCAGGTCGGACATGAAATCGCTGCGCAGCAAGTCGCCCAGACACAAAAGCTGCGCGGGCTCGTCGCCCAGCAGATGACCATGATGGGTACCTGGTATCAGTCAGAGCAGGCGAAAGAAGATCTCGCGCAGGCACGGCGGGAGAAATTCTTCAACGCCCCGACCAGTAACATTCGCGGCGGCCAGACCATGGAGCCGCATTGGTGA
- a CDS encoding DUF2749 domain-containing protein, which produces MWVWTTTTMGPTASSPSSPATPSAPDAEHGSPVEKFFGGDPDRNVRKGQEMKPRW; this is translated from the coding sequence GTGTGGGTATGGACGACGACAACCATGGGGCCAACTGCGAGCTCGCCTTCGTCTCCTGCAACACCATCAGCCCCGGATGCCGAACATGGCAGCCCCGTGGAGAAATTCTTTGGTGGTGACCCGGATCGCAATGTTCGGAAAGGCCAGGAGATGAAGCCGCGATGGTAA
- the trbL gene encoding P-type conjugative transfer protein TrbL, whose amino-acid sequence MVTKPKRGFRFVAGASAAIVLLACAPALAQDGSVLTALENSVVTAAKGWESTVIDAARSLFWILAGIEIGIAAVWLAINAASLDAWFAELVRRIMFVGLFAFILERGPSFAKAIVDSLFKIGANGGSASPANVFDAGIRVASKMSEQAKFGLFEDNALAIAAVFAMVVVVVSFSLVAAIFVAVMVEMYVGLLAGMIMLGLGGSSFTKDFSVRYLVYAFSVGMKLMALVMIARIGSEVLLGLAEAPTATSDQFITTLAIAGISVVVFIISMYVPAILQGLVQGVSVTGGMEAIRHGGQTSSVALGAGALAYGGARAGASAYSEARQSGASFGSAAIKGVFSGVGSAGGALASAAKDQAIGAPGSYGTSTLGLANAKLDGGRSSPKPPSGKPSSTPKQ is encoded by the coding sequence ATGGTAACGAAACCAAAACGTGGATTCCGGTTCGTCGCCGGAGCATCCGCTGCCATTGTTCTGTTGGCGTGTGCTCCGGCTCTTGCCCAGGATGGCTCGGTGTTGACGGCTCTGGAAAACTCCGTCGTCACCGCCGCCAAGGGTTGGGAATCGACGGTGATCGATGCCGCCCGTTCCCTGTTCTGGATCCTTGCGGGAATAGAGATCGGCATCGCCGCGGTCTGGCTCGCCATCAATGCCGCCTCCCTCGATGCATGGTTCGCGGAACTGGTTCGACGGATTATGTTCGTTGGCCTTTTCGCGTTCATTCTCGAAAGAGGGCCGAGCTTCGCGAAAGCAATCGTCGACAGCCTGTTCAAGATTGGTGCCAACGGTGGATCGGCCTCGCCCGCCAATGTCTTCGACGCCGGCATACGTGTCGCCTCGAAGATGTCCGAGCAGGCGAAGTTCGGCCTGTTCGAAGACAACGCGCTGGCGATCGCCGCCGTCTTCGCCATGGTCGTGGTGGTTGTTTCTTTTTCGCTTGTCGCTGCGATCTTCGTTGCGGTCATGGTCGAGATGTATGTCGGCTTGCTGGCTGGCATGATCATGCTTGGCCTTGGCGGCTCGTCCTTCACCAAAGACTTTTCTGTCCGCTATCTGGTTTACGCTTTCTCAGTGGGCATGAAGCTGATGGCGCTTGTCATGATAGCGCGCATCGGTTCCGAGGTTCTGCTCGGTCTGGCGGAAGCGCCGACCGCGACATCGGACCAGTTCATCACGACGCTTGCTATCGCCGGCATATCAGTCGTGGTGTTCATCATTTCCATGTATGTGCCGGCCATCCTGCAAGGTCTTGTGCAGGGTGTTTCCGTCACTGGCGGTATGGAAGCGATCCGGCACGGCGGTCAGACATCATCGGTGGCGCTCGGCGCCGGCGCACTTGCCTACGGCGGGGCGAGGGCCGGAGCCTCGGCATATTCCGAGGCCAGACAATCGGGCGCGTCATTCGGTTCGGCGGCCATCAAGGGCGTTTTCTCCGGTGTGGGATCGGCAGGCGGAGCCCTGGCTTCGGCCGCCAAGGATCAGGCAATCGGAGCGCCTGGATCCTATGGGACGTCTACGCTCGGCCTGGCCAACGCCAAGCTGGATGGCGGACGGTCATCACCGAAACCACCTTCCGGGAAACCCAGCTCAACACCCAAACAATAA
- a CDS encoding conjugal transfer protein TrbF gives MARRDHPDNPYLAARQEWNERYGSYVKAASAWRIVGITGMAMAVIGFSYALYQSTQVKLVPYIVEVDKLGTAAVAGYPQQIEYADPRVVRATLGGFITSFRSITPDAVVQKQYIDRTYALLRTSDPSTEKINNWFRGNSPFEKAKSATVAIEVNNVVALSNQSYQIDWTEFERDRKGKETATRRFRGIATVTLTPPHDEEIIRLNPIGLYLRDFDWTAQL, from the coding sequence ATGGCCAGACGCGACCATCCGGATAATCCCTATCTTGCCGCCCGGCAGGAATGGAACGAGCGCTACGGCAGCTATGTGAAGGCAGCGAGCGCCTGGCGCATCGTCGGCATCACCGGCATGGCGATGGCGGTGATCGGCTTTTCCTATGCGCTTTATCAGAGCACGCAGGTGAAGCTGGTCCCCTACATCGTCGAGGTCGACAAGCTCGGTACGGCCGCCGTCGCCGGCTACCCACAGCAGATCGAATATGCTGACCCGCGCGTCGTGCGCGCGACCCTCGGCGGCTTCATCACCAGTTTCCGCTCGATTACACCCGATGCCGTCGTCCAGAAGCAGTATATCGATCGCACCTACGCGTTGCTGCGCACTTCCGATCCGTCGACAGAGAAGATCAACAACTGGTTCCGGGGGAATTCGCCATTCGAGAAGGCGAAGTCGGCAACGGTGGCGATCGAGGTCAACAACGTCGTGGCGCTTTCGAACCAGAGCTACCAGATCGATTGGACGGAATTCGAACGCGACCGCAAAGGCAAGGAAACAGCGACACGCCGTTTCCGCGGCATCGCAACGGTAACCCTTACCCCTCCACATGACGAAGAAATCATCCGACTGAACCCGATCGGGCTGTACCTGCGGGACTTCGATTGGACGGCGCAGCTATGA
- the trbG gene encoding P-type conjugative transfer protein TrbG, whose translation MIFSTLRTSCAAAAIAVAVNAPSLAQDLSANESKGTNISGEWRGSRGLVTKGPDGKVIFLYGEVQPSLVCSPLQVCDIELQAGEVVRDVLVGDTVRWKVEPATSGATGEQSVHLIVKPSEPGLVSSMVVTTSRRTYHVQLKSHQTQYMARVGFEYPEDVNQKFAAITARLEASTIPGAGVPAENLNFAYRTSGRARWKPTRVYSDGTKTYIQFPSSFAGQDAPVLFVVSGGENRIVNYRVKGDIMIVDYMVDRAVLVSGVGWKQEKITIKRGG comes from the coding sequence ATGATATTTTCAACACTTCGAACGAGCTGCGCCGCCGCGGCGATCGCCGTAGCGGTCAATGCGCCCTCGCTTGCGCAGGATCTCAGCGCGAATGAAAGCAAGGGCACGAACATCTCAGGCGAATGGCGCGGGTCGCGTGGTTTGGTCACCAAGGGACCCGATGGCAAGGTCATCTTCCTTTATGGCGAAGTCCAACCATCCCTGGTCTGCTCACCGCTTCAGGTCTGCGACATCGAACTGCAGGCCGGCGAAGTCGTCCGCGATGTGCTGGTCGGCGACACGGTTCGATGGAAAGTCGAACCCGCGACGTCCGGCGCCACCGGCGAACAGTCCGTTCATCTAATCGTCAAGCCGTCCGAGCCGGGGCTTGTCTCTTCGATGGTGGTGACGACATCGCGGCGGACCTACCACGTCCAGCTCAAATCGCATCAGACGCAGTACATGGCCCGTGTCGGCTTCGAGTATCCCGAAGACGTCAATCAGAAGTTCGCCGCGATAACCGCGCGGCTAGAGGCCAGCACCATTCCAGGCGCGGGTGTTCCGGCAGAAAACCTGAACTTCGCCTACCGCACCAGTGGTCGGGCTCGCTGGAAGCCAACCCGCGTCTATTCGGACGGAACGAAGACCTACATCCAGTTCCCATCCTCCTTTGCAGGCCAGGACGCGCCGGTGCTGTTCGTCGTGTCGGGCGGGGAGAACCGCATCGTGAACTACCGGGTGAAAGGCGACATCATGATTGTCGACTACATGGTCGACCGGGCGGTGCTGGTTTCCGGTGTTGGCTGGAAACAGGAAAAGATCACCATCAAGAGGGGAGGGTGA
- the trbH gene encoding conjugal transfer protein TrbH, which produces MRSVTHIAAIAVVTTGLAACQTAGKDGVIASTAKVELSPASANAIAGDMVSKLAEVVGPGKGTIVLKPDGSPFGTALETSLKGWGYAVASPNQKTEDAGKIHLAYVVDGFEGSVLARLSTSTVDLGRVYSITGEGASPSSPLFIMRHG; this is translated from the coding sequence GTGCGGTCGGTCACGCACATCGCGGCAATAGCCGTTGTCACAACTGGGCTCGCTGCCTGCCAGACCGCTGGCAAGGATGGCGTCATTGCCAGCACGGCCAAGGTCGAGCTCTCGCCCGCATCGGCCAATGCGATTGCCGGCGACATGGTAAGCAAACTCGCCGAGGTGGTGGGTCCAGGCAAAGGCACGATTGTCCTCAAACCCGACGGATCCCCGTTCGGAACAGCGCTCGAAACGTCGCTGAAGGGCTGGGGCTATGCCGTGGCCTCGCCCAATCAGAAAACCGAGGATGCAGGGAAAATCCACCTCGCCTATGTCGTCGACGGTTTTGAGGGCAGCGTGCTGGCCCGGCTCTCCACCTCGACTGTCGATCTCGGCCGCGTCTACTCGATAACTGGTGAAGGCGCATCGCCATCGAGCCCGCTTTTCATCATGCGGCACGGCTAG
- the trbI gene encoding IncP-type conjugal transfer protein TrbI: MSSLDISPKPLGGDVAPKIRRLNRLPVIVAIVLAILFFAVIIYGLSTRGLNLRGNDGIGSSSGSSPARDFADQLKRGIGNGVIDAPIEPSVFRPSPAPVTATPPANPFKPAPSGATQAQAPEPALEPEAVWRARLQREQEEQYLRERHRQRLARLQANDAAYDSPIATSIGDHGTKEAGQGAAAGSDGANSPRSAADLYAAAMRAGLGGQTGVDANGQGAKTDFFNRDLKDLGYLPNQVVPQMSPYELKRGAVIPATLITGVNSDLPGRISAQVSQNVYDSATGHRLLIPQGAKLFGRYDSKVTFGQRRVLVVWTDIIFPDGATLQIDGMAGTDAEGYGGFKDRVNNHYLRIFGSAILVAAIGAGVDMAIPEDRNTLGSENSAENAARRSFAETFGRVAERTISKNIDVQPTLEIRPGYKFNILVDQDIVFPGSYPTR, translated from the coding sequence TTGTCTTCCCTGGATATCTCGCCCAAGCCGCTCGGCGGCGACGTCGCGCCAAAAATCCGGCGCCTGAACCGGCTTCCCGTGATCGTGGCAATCGTGCTCGCAATCCTGTTCTTTGCCGTCATCATCTACGGCCTCTCGACCCGCGGGCTCAATCTCCGGGGCAATGACGGGATCGGATCATCGTCGGGATCTTCGCCGGCGCGCGATTTCGCCGACCAGCTCAAACGCGGAATTGGCAATGGGGTGATTGACGCGCCAATAGAACCATCAGTGTTCCGGCCGTCCCCCGCTCCGGTGACCGCCACGCCACCGGCCAATCCGTTCAAGCCGGCACCATCCGGCGCTACACAGGCACAAGCACCCGAACCGGCGCTCGAACCGGAAGCCGTCTGGCGCGCCCGCCTTCAGCGAGAGCAGGAGGAACAATATCTTCGCGAGCGGCATCGTCAGCGCCTGGCTCGCCTGCAGGCAAACGACGCCGCCTATGATTCCCCGATCGCTACAAGCATAGGCGACCACGGCACCAAGGAAGCTGGGCAGGGCGCCGCCGCCGGCTCCGACGGCGCGAACTCACCTCGTTCGGCCGCGGATCTGTACGCCGCAGCAATGCGGGCCGGGCTTGGCGGCCAGACCGGCGTGGACGCGAACGGGCAGGGCGCCAAGACCGATTTCTTCAATCGGGACCTCAAGGACCTCGGTTATCTGCCAAATCAAGTCGTCCCGCAGATGTCGCCTTATGAATTGAAGCGGGGCGCGGTCATTCCGGCAACACTCATCACCGGCGTGAATTCCGACCTGCCCGGCCGCATCTCGGCCCAGGTTTCACAGAACGTCTATGACAGCGCCACCGGCCATCGCCTGCTCATTCCGCAAGGCGCGAAATTGTTTGGCCGCTACGATTCGAAAGTCACTTTCGGCCAGCGCCGGGTTCTCGTCGTCTGGACCGACATCATCTTCCCGGACGGCGCCACCTTGCAGATCGACGGAATGGCCGGAACAGATGCCGAAGGCTATGGCGGTTTCAAGGACCGCGTAAACAACCACTATCTGCGCATCTTCGGATCCGCGATATTGGTGGCCGCGATCGGCGCGGGCGTCGATATGGCGATCCCCGAGGATCGCAATACGCTCGGTTCCGAAAACAGCGCGGAGAACGCGGCACGTCGATCGTTCGCCGAAACCTTCGGGCGCGTGGCGGAGCGCACCATTTCGAAAAACATCGACGTTCAACCGACATTGGAAATCCGGCCGGGTTACAAGTTCAACATCCTCGTTGATCAGGACATCGTGTTTCCAGGGAGCTATCCGACGAGATAG
- the crcB gene encoding fluoride efflux transporter CrcB, with translation MSFTTCLIVMVGGAFGTLARYGVSVLALPMSRELPWGTIVTNITGSFLIGLFGTLTLAQGRFPASENLRLFVMIGFCGGYTTFSSFSLQTFDLLRQGAMTRAAVNILASVALCVCAVALGHLVAAHFNGGAAQISQIDLEEEGETAPAQNS, from the coding sequence ATGTCGTTTACTACCTGTCTGATAGTCATGGTTGGGGGCGCCTTTGGCACCCTGGCCCGCTATGGCGTCTCAGTGCTGGCTCTGCCCATGAGCCGTGAGTTGCCGTGGGGAACCATCGTCACGAACATCACGGGGTCATTTCTCATCGGGCTGTTCGGGACGCTAACCCTTGCCCAGGGGCGCTTTCCGGCCTCAGAAAACCTCCGCCTCTTCGTGATGATCGGCTTCTGCGGCGGCTATACGACTTTTTCGTCGTTTAGCCTGCAGACGTTCGACCTGCTGCGCCAGGGCGCCATGACGCGGGCGGCCGTCAACATCTTGGCATCTGTGGCGCTCTGTGTCTGCGCTGTGGCGCTGGGCCACTTGGTTGCCGCGCATTTCAACGGCGGCGCTGCACAGATCTCACAGATCGACCTCGAGGAGGAGGGTGAAACAGCGCCAGCACAGAACTCCTGA
- a CDS encoding Chromate resistance protein ChrB, which translates to MPPEPARKRIAVWRKLKGMGAVYMQGGVCLLPKSDDHLRRLKVLENEIAEMDGEAVLMTTAGLDAREEDKIVRRFNADRDEEYKELISKCDAYEREIAEETRVKHFTYAELEENEQEYAKFKTWFAKIEKNDFYTAPLAKDAREWLARCEGILDAYAQNVFAAQEENAVTVPPAAS; encoded by the coding sequence GTGCCGCCGGAGCCGGCGCGCAAGCGCATCGCGGTGTGGCGCAAGCTCAAAGGCATGGGCGCGGTCTACATGCAGGGCGGCGTGTGCCTGCTGCCGAAATCCGATGACCATCTGCGGCGCCTGAAGGTGCTGGAAAACGAGATCGCCGAGATGGACGGCGAGGCCGTGCTGATGACCACGGCCGGTTTGGATGCTCGCGAGGAAGACAAAATCGTACGGCGCTTCAACGCCGATCGTGACGAGGAGTACAAGGAGCTGATCAGCAAATGCGATGCCTATGAGCGCGAGATCGCCGAGGAGACGCGCGTGAAGCATTTCACCTATGCCGAGCTGGAGGAAAACGAGCAGGAATACGCCAAGTTCAAGACCTGGTTCGCCAAAATCGAGAAAAACGATTTTTACACCGCCCCGCTGGCAAAGGACGCGCGGGAGTGGCTGGCCAGGTGCGAAGGAATTCTGGACGCCTACGCCCAGAACGTGTTTGCCGCCCAGGAGGAAAATGCCGTCACCGTGCCGCCGGCGGCGAGTTGA
- a CDS encoding tyrosine-protein phosphatase: protein MIRAFHKPWRFWRRTAKTLVGGVGLVAAGLALWAAFVQLTHNVHVVEPGALYRSAQLSPTMLDEMIQAHHIRTVINLRGAAPGEAWYDQEAAAVHDAGVTLVSLPMSANREPDGALLADLIQTLRTAPRPILVHCKSGSDRTGLAAALFELLNEGKTAAEADNQLSFRYGHFPWLTSRTGAMDRTFQRVVESRQTVLKVPADASLQ from the coding sequence ATGATCCGCGCGTTTCACAAACCTTGGCGATTCTGGCGCCGCACCGCAAAGACCCTGGTTGGCGGCGTCGGTCTGGTTGCCGCCGGGTTAGCCCTTTGGGCAGCCTTTGTTCAGCTCACTCACAATGTTCATGTGGTTGAGCCTGGGGCGCTCTACCGCTCTGCCCAGCTGTCGCCCACGATGCTGGATGAAATGATTCAGGCGCACCACATCCGCACCGTCATCAATCTGCGCGGCGCCGCCCCAGGCGAAGCCTGGTACGATCAGGAAGCGGCAGCCGTCCACGACGCCGGCGTGACCCTGGTGAGTTTGCCAATGTCGGCGAATCGCGAGCCTGACGGTGCACTGCTGGCCGATTTGATTCAGACGCTGCGCACGGCGCCGCGCCCGATCCTGGTTCATTGCAAGTCCGGCTCGGACCGGACCGGTCTGGCGGCTGCGCTGTTCGAACTGCTGAATGAAGGCAAGACGGCGGCGGAAGCCGATAACCAACTCTCATTCCGCTATGGGCATTTTCCATGGCTGACCAGCCGTACCGGCGCCATGGACCGCACGTTTCAGCGCGTCGTAGAATCCCGTCAAACTGTCCTCAAAGTGCCCGCCGATGCCTCCCTACAATAA